From Methanosphaera cuniculi, one genomic window encodes:
- a CDS encoding GerW family sporulation protein, whose product MDFDKSIENTLSQIQKVMSANCIVGEPIYTKNKILIPVSKTTLAFGVGVGNNNEENTDMGGAGGGACIDPTSFIVIHEDIKGPEGIQIVPIIGKNPVEDLIYNLGKIVDEKVGSSKKSSNTQDDDEDNIDNIKAQIKED is encoded by the coding sequence ATGGACTTTGACAAATCAATAGAAAATACATTATCTCAAATACAAAAAGTTATGAGTGCAAATTGTATTGTTGGAGAACCAATTTATACAAAAAATAAAATTTTAATACCAGTTTCAAAAACTACTCTTGCATTTGGAGTGGGTGTTGGAAATAATAATGAAGAAAATACTGATATGGGTGGTGCTGGTGGAGGAGCATGTATTGATCCTACATCATTTATTGTAATTCATGAAGATATTAAAGGACCTGAAGGAATACAAATTGTACCTATAATTGGTAAAAATCCTGTGGAAGATCTTATCTATAATTTAGGTAAGATAGTGGATGAAAAAGTAGGTTCATCAAAGAAATCATCAAATACACAAGATGATGATGAGGATAATATTGATAATATTAAAGCTCAGATAAAAGAAGATTAA
- the cofH gene encoding 5-amino-6-(D-ribitylamino)uracil--L-tyrosine 4-hydroxyphenyl transferase CofH, translating to MLDEIYNKSLDNEITKEDSLDLINSANQFELYDTADQLRQRIVGDKVTYVVNKAIDITDHCMIGCKFCSFRDNEQYHMTNEEISDSIVQAKSVGATEICLFGGITKDMDINYYCDLIKTIKDEHDICLHALSPAEVYQTAINSGISTYDALTQLKEAGMDTMTGASAEILVDSIRQQICPNKLTTSQWAQVVKEAHELGIPTTSTIMYGSIETWEDRIEHLFLLKEIQEETHGFTEFVPMTFLGGNNELGKISNGATGVEDLKLHAISRIIFSDVIPNIQVSWVKLGLRMTQVALTCGANDIGGTMIEDKISTAAGGGFGGYLPVEKIHELIEDIGRIPQERTTKYEMI from the coding sequence ATGCTTGATGAAATATATAATAAATCATTAGATAATGAAATAACAAAAGAAGATTCATTAGATCTAATAAATTCAGCAAATCAATTTGAATTATATGATACAGCAGACCAACTACGCCAGAGAATAGTTGGTGATAAAGTAACATATGTTGTAAATAAAGCAATAGATATAACAGACCATTGTATGATAGGATGTAAATTTTGCTCATTTAGAGACAATGAACAATACCATATGACAAATGAAGAAATCTCAGATAGTATAGTACAAGCAAAATCTGTGGGAGCAACAGAAATCTGTCTATTTGGTGGAATAACAAAAGATATGGATATCAACTACTATTGTGATTTAATAAAAACAATTAAAGATGAACATGACATATGCCTACATGCACTTTCACCTGCTGAAGTATATCAAACTGCAATAAATTCAGGAATTAGTACATATGATGCACTAACTCAACTTAAAGAAGCAGGGATGGATACAATGACAGGAGCATCTGCTGAAATACTGGTTGATTCTATACGTCAACAAATATGTCCAAATAAACTAACAACAAGTCAGTGGGCTCAAGTTGTAAAAGAAGCACATGAACTAGGAATACCAACCACATCAACTATTATGTATGGAAGTATAGAAACATGGGAAGATAGAATAGAACACCTATTTTTACTTAAAGAAATCCAGGAAGAAACACATGGATTTACAGAATTTGTACCAATGACATTTCTTGGTGGAAATAATGAACTTGGAAAAATATCAAATGGAGCAACAGGTGTTGAAGATTTAAAACTTCATGCAATATCACGGATAATCTTTAGTGATGTAATACCAAATATTCAGGTATCATGGGTAAAACTAGGACTTAGAATGACACAAGTAGCATTAACTTGTGGTGCTAATGATATTGGTGGAACAATGATTGAAGATAAAATATCAACAGCAGCAGGTGGAGGATTTGGAGGATATTTACCTGTTGAAAAAATACATGAATTAATTGAAGATATTGGACGTATTCCACAAGAAAGAACAACTAAGTATGAAATGATATAA
- the truA gene encoding tRNA pseudouridine(38-40) synthase TruA: MRRVALKIAYIGTNFHGYQRQPEYRTVEGELLKVFKETGIIEDTWKSHYSVAGRTDKGVHSTGNVISFITDEDIYINKLNGLLPNDIKIVAEARVPYGFKVRFPENRTYTYIQPIDESTDNINFDLMQQAMQLFIGKHNFRNFSKRNEKNPNREILETKLICNDDTLIFKIKGKSFLWNMVRKMVTAINHVGCEKLTLSNIEELLTPQELRQYIRLQPAPACGLILSDMQYKNIKFKESQYAKDKLIEYIKEEHKINQQKMKTDEKLVEILK, from the coding sequence ATGAGACGAGTTGCACTAAAAATAGCATATATAGGAACAAACTTCCATGGATATCAAAGACAACCAGAATACAGAACAGTAGAAGGAGAACTACTAAAAGTATTTAAAGAAACTGGTATTATTGAAGATACATGGAAATCACATTACTCAGTAGCAGGACGAACAGATAAAGGAGTACATTCAACAGGTAATGTAATATCATTTATAACAGATGAAGATATCTACATAAATAAACTAAATGGACTACTTCCAAATGATATTAAAATAGTAGCAGAAGCACGTGTACCATATGGTTTTAAAGTACGATTTCCAGAAAACCGTACATACACATATATTCAACCAATAGATGAATCTACAGATAATATTAACTTTGATTTAATGCAACAAGCAATGCAACTTTTCATTGGAAAACATAACTTTAGAAATTTCTCAAAAAGAAATGAAAAAAATCCAAATCGTGAAATACTAGAAACAAAACTCATATGTAATGATGATACACTAATTTTTAAGATAAAAGGAAAAAGCTTCCTATGGAACATGGTACGAAAAATGGTAACAGCAATAAACCATGTAGGATGTGAAAAACTAACACTTAGTAATATAGAAGAACTTCTCACACCACAAGAACTAAGACAATACATACGATTACAACCTGCTCCTGCATGTGGACTTATACTAAGTGATATGCAATATAAAAATATAAAATTTAAAGAATCACAATATGCTAAAGATAAACTAATAGAATACATAAAAGAGGAACATAAAATAAATCAACAGAAAATGAAAACAGATGAAAAACTCGTAGAAATACTAAAATAA
- a CDS encoding adenylyltransferase/cytidyltransferase family protein, translating into MASGTFDILHPGHVFYLDEARKLGGENAKLMVVIATDKTVYKHKRIPIVDENQRAEMVSSIKGVDEVFIGDEEDPFKIVKTQKPDIIAIGPDQNFNPQNLEEKLKNMGLDIKVVKIKSYKTFELDSTCKIIQKIKKTHFHKKVFDDCEL; encoded by the coding sequence ATGGCATCAGGAACATTTGACATTCTACATCCAGGACATGTATTTTATCTTGATGAAGCACGAAAACTGGGTGGTGAAAATGCCAAGCTTATGGTAGTAATTGCAACAGATAAAACAGTATATAAACATAAAAGAATACCAATAGTTGATGAAAATCAGAGAGCTGAAATGGTATCATCAATTAAGGGAGTAGATGAAGTATTCATAGGTGATGAAGAAGATCCATTTAAAATTGTAAAAACTCAAAAACCTGACATAATAGCAATAGGACCTGACCAGAATTTTAATCCACAAAATCTAGAAGAAAAACTAAAAAATATGGGACTAGATATAAAAGTTGTAAAAATAAAATCATATAAAACATTTGAACTTGATAGTACATGTAAAATAATACAAAAAATTAAAAAAACACACTTTCATAAAAAAGTCTTTGATGATTGCGAATTATAA
- a CDS encoding ATP-grasp domain-containing protein, giving the protein MHLLVFEYSSIYYDNTLLSEGFNMLKSILNDLAEDDNINVDYLLNSKLSIGINKFNCITVDNNLISWLKCNSYMYDYCIFIAPEDDYIQYNISKILEENDVKIIGSTSHASYICTSKIRTYENLKDIKKIPTYKIDLNSNDDLNYEKIGEFISKYHTCIIKPDNMTSSDYIYKIHSIDELIIKLEIYEKNNIKTILLQEYIDGKSCSVSIINTHTYFNVICINSQEIIDENNKILYHGCKTPIDHPLKNEIIEISKNITSQISGLYGFFGIDYIIKDNMVYLVEINSRFTTPFIVLSDIASENLTCSIIDGVLNDNLNQINLENNSGTFTKN; this is encoded by the coding sequence ATGCACTTATTAGTCTTTGAATATTCAAGTATCTACTATGATAACACATTATTATCTGAAGGATTTAACATGCTAAAATCAATTCTAAATGATTTAGCAGAAGATGATAATATTAATGTTGATTATCTACTTAATTCTAAACTTAGTATTGGTATTAATAAGTTTAATTGTATAACTGTTGATAATAATCTTATATCTTGGCTTAAATGTAATAGTTATATGTATGATTATTGTATATTTATAGCACCAGAGGATGATTATATACAATATAATATATCAAAGATTTTAGAAGAAAATGATGTTAAAATAATAGGATCTACATCTCATGCATCATATATTTGCACATCAAAAATTAGAACATATGAAAATCTTAAAGATATTAAAAAGATTCCAACATATAAAATTGATTTAAACTCTAATGATGATCTTAACTATGAAAAAATTGGAGAATTTATATCTAAATATCATACATGTATCATTAAACCTGATAATATGACATCATCAGATTATATTTATAAGATACATTCAATTGATGAGTTAATCATAAAACTTGAAATTTATGAAAAAAATAATATTAAGACTATATTACTCCAAGAATATATTGATGGTAAAAGTTGTAGTGTAAGTATTATTAATACACATACTTATTTTAATGTGATTTGTATTAATTCCCAGGAAATAATTGATGAAAATAACAAGATTTTATATCATGGATGTAAAACACCAATAGATCATCCACTAAAAAATGAAATAATAGAAATATCAAAAAATATAACATCACAAATAAGTGGACTATATGGATTTTTTGGAATAGATTATATAATAAAAGATAATATGGTTTATCTAGTTGAAATTAATTCACGATTTACAACACCATTTATTGTACTTTCTGATATTGCATCAGAAAATCTTACATGTTCTATTATAGATGGTGTTCTTAATGATAATTTAAATCAAATAAATCTTGAAAATAATAGTGGAACATTTACTAAAAACTAA
- the tes gene encoding tetraether lipid synthase Tes yields the protein MTQIKNTKSLCPECLKILDAEVYSEGNEIFIEKECPDHGNFKNTYWHDAEAYEKAVKYESKPHRLTNLKHAEGECPANCGLCDQHESQTILGIIDVTNRCNLRCPICFANAAVSGTLYEPSQDEIREMLRTLRKNQPVETPAIQYSGGEPTVRDDIVDLIRMAKEEGFVHTQIATNGIALANDETLAVRLKDAGLNTVYMQFDGVTEEPYLKTRNANILHKKIEAIENCRKAGLGIVLVPTLVKGINDDQVGDIIQFALDNLDVIRGVNFQPVAFAGRTPANEIDQIEKQRITIDDFIANVEDQTDGRIKKDTFYSASTVAPISEFISALQGTEDEVTLTCHEHCGVGTYVFKEKDGSIIPITDFINVDKFMAMLEDATEELDKHSKIGNTKAVIKAIRDLPGTVDTKKSPSYIDIVSLLKNIFIKQDYEALGDFHINALLVSCMHFMDPFNFDQDRVHRCVIHYATPDGRIIPFCTMNNIYREGIEEQFHVPIGSDRAKIIMENIQKEKEKRMNSSDE from the coding sequence ATGACTCAGATTAAAAATACAAAAAGTCTATGTCCTGAATGTCTTAAAATACTTGACGCTGAAGTATATTCAGAAGGAAACGAAATATTTATAGAAAAAGAATGTCCAGATCATGGAAACTTCAAAAACACATACTGGCATGATGCAGAAGCTTATGAAAAAGCAGTTAAATATGAATCAAAACCACACAGACTTACAAATCTAAAACATGCTGAAGGCGAATGTCCAGCAAACTGTGGATTATGTGACCAACATGAAAGCCAAACCATACTTGGAATTATCGATGTAACAAACAGATGTAACCTAAGATGTCCAATATGCTTTGCAAATGCTGCTGTATCAGGAACACTCTATGAACCATCACAAGATGAAATTCGTGAAATGCTACGTACACTTCGTAAAAATCAACCTGTTGAAACACCAGCTATACAATACTCAGGTGGAGAACCAACAGTACGTGATGACATTGTAGATTTAATACGTATGGCAAAAGAAGAAGGATTTGTACATACACAAATTGCAACAAATGGAATAGCACTAGCAAATGATGAAACACTCGCTGTAAGACTTAAAGATGCAGGATTAAACACTGTATATATGCAATTTGATGGTGTAACAGAAGAACCATATCTTAAAACACGTAATGCAAATATATTACACAAAAAAATTGAAGCAATAGAAAACTGTCGTAAAGCAGGTCTTGGAATTGTACTTGTACCAACACTTGTAAAAGGAATAAATGATGATCAAGTAGGAGATATTATACAATTTGCTTTAGATAATCTTGATGTAATACGTGGTGTAAACTTCCAACCTGTTGCATTTGCAGGAAGAACACCAGCAAATGAAATTGATCAAATTGAAAAACAACGTATAACAATAGATGATTTCATAGCAAATGTAGAAGATCAAACAGATGGACGTATTAAAAAAGATACATTCTATTCAGCATCAACAGTAGCACCAATATCAGAATTTATATCAGCATTACAAGGTACAGAAGATGAAGTAACACTCACATGTCATGAACACTGTGGTGTGGGAACATATGTATTTAAAGAAAAAGATGGTAGTATCATACCTATTACAGACTTCATTAATGTTGATAAATTTATGGCAATGCTTGAAGATGCAACAGAAGAACTAGATAAACATTCAAAAATTGGAAATACAAAAGCTGTAATTAAAGCTATTCGTGATTTACCTGGAACTGTTGATACTAAAAAATCACCATCTTACATTGATATTGTAAGTCTTCTTAAAAATATATTTATAAAACAAGATTATGAAGCACTTGGTGATTTCCACATAAATGCATTACTTGTATCATGTATGCACTTCATGGATCCATTTAACTTTGATCAAGATCGTGTACATAGATGTGTTATCCATTATGCAACACCAGATGGACGTATCATACCATTTTGTACAATGAATAACATCTACCGTGAAGGTATAGAAGAACAATTCCACGTACCAATAGGATCTGATCGTGCAAAAATCATAATGGAAAATATTCAAAAAGAAAAAGAAAAAAGAATGAATTCATCAGATGAATAA
- the wecB gene encoding non-hydrolyzing UDP-N-acetylglucosamine 2-epimerase: MKIAIVLGTRPEIIKVSPIIDEIQKNNTDLVIIHTGQHYDTKMSQQFFEDLNLPTADYNIHSGSTTAIKQVSQIICKLEEILKKENPDIVLIQGDTNAVLAGALASNKLKIPVGHIEAGLRSYDKNMPEEINRLVADNCSRLYFVPTDKTAINLLNEGINHNLIYITGNTIVDACIRNTPIAQKKSQIQDTVKFDEYITLTLHRAENVDDKVRLKNIVMSIIDLPYNIVFPLHPHTRKSLENANLYDEIKNSNHIQITEPLGYLDFLSLMSNSKLLLTDSGGIQEEAITLNIPCVTLRYNTERPETIDAGGNILAGVKSMEITDKIKNILDNPDVYERMCNAKNPYGDGRSAARIYEIIKHRYENNTLNLEAFDNIMDFEGFYIKKIEDNIDVSKYELLNPGCIIQQAFKDDNAVYFNKHTNLKGMNIIVKKFKTQTK; the protein is encoded by the coding sequence ATGAAAATAGCAATAGTACTAGGAACTAGACCTGAAATAATAAAAGTATCACCAATAATAGATGAAATACAAAAAAATAATACAGATCTTGTGATAATACATACAGGACAACACTATGATACAAAGATGTCACAGCAATTCTTTGAAGATTTAAATTTACCAACTGCTGATTATAACATACATTCAGGATCAACAACAGCAATAAAACAAGTAAGTCAGATAATATGTAAACTTGAAGAAATACTAAAAAAAGAAAATCCAGACATAGTACTAATCCAAGGTGATACAAACGCTGTTCTTGCTGGAGCACTTGCATCAAATAAACTGAAAATACCAGTAGGTCACATTGAAGCAGGACTTCGTTCATATGATAAAAATATGCCTGAAGAAATAAATCGTCTAGTTGCTGATAATTGCAGTAGACTATATTTTGTACCAACAGATAAAACTGCTATAAATCTACTTAATGAAGGAATAAATCATAATTTAATCTACATAACAGGAAATACCATAGTTGATGCTTGTATAAGAAATACACCAATAGCACAAAAGAAAAGCCAAATACAAGATACTGTAAAATTTGATGAATACATAACATTAACACTACATAGAGCTGAGAATGTAGATGATAAAGTTAGACTTAAAAATATCGTTATGAGTATTATTGATCTTCCATATAATATTGTATTTCCACTACATCCTCATACACGAAAATCACTAGAAAATGCAAATTTATATGATGAAATAAAAAATTCAAATCATATCCAAATAACAGAGCCACTAGGATACCTGGATTTTCTATCACTTATGAGTAATTCAAAACTACTATTAACTGATTCAGGTGGAATACAAGAAGAAGCTATAACACTAAATATCCCATGTGTAACACTCCGTTATAATACAGAAAGACCTGAAACTATAGATGCAGGAGGAAATATCTTAGCTGGAGTTAAAAGTATGGAAATTACAGATAAAATAAAAAATATACTAGATAACCCGGATGTATATGAACGAATGTGTAATGCTAAAAATCCATATGGTGATGGACGAAGTGCAGCTCGAATATATGAAATTATCAAACATAGATATGAAAATAATACACTAAATCTTGAAGCATTTGATAATATAATGGACTTTGAAGGATTTTATATTAAAAAAATAGAAGATAATATAGATGTATCTAAATATGAACTTCTTAATCCTGGTTGTATTATTCAACAAGCATTTAAAGATGATAATGCTGTGTATTTTAATAAACATACAAATCTTAAAGGTATGAATATAATAGTTAAGAAATTTAAAACACAGACAAAATAG
- a CDS encoding CDP-2,3-bis-(O-geranylgeranyl)-sn-glycerol synthase, with protein sequence MDLLNLIIYSIYLMIPAYLANGSALVLGGGTPMDFGHNAWDNRRITGDGVTWRGVIGGGLFGMIIGGLLGLLANYGIGEYYFIIASSHITFLSGFIPQGLLLGLLLGFGALIGDSIGSFLKRRLNFERGQAVPLLDQLDFVVVALIFISPVVQLNLSMIIIILVVSVFLHLGANIFAYLIHIKDVWY encoded by the coding sequence ATGGATTTATTAAATTTAATAATATATTCGATTTATCTTATGATTCCAGCATATCTTGCTAATGGTTCAGCATTAGTACTAGGTGGAGGAACACCAATGGATTTTGGTCATAATGCATGGGATAATCGAAGAATTACAGGTGATGGCGTTACATGGAGAGGTGTAATAGGCGGTGGTCTGTTTGGTATGATCATAGGTGGTCTATTAGGACTTCTTGCAAATTATGGTATTGGTGAATACTACTTTATAATTGCATCATCACATATTACATTCTTATCAGGATTTATACCTCAAGGATTATTACTAGGACTACTTCTAGGTTTTGGTGCACTTATTGGTGATTCTATTGGTAGCTTTTTAAAAAGAAGACTTAACTTTGAAAGAGGACAAGCAGTACCACTACTTGATCAACTAGATTTTGTAGTAGTAGCCTTAATATTTATCTCACCAGTAGTACAACTAAATTTATCAATGATTATAATCATTCTTGTTGTAAGTGTATTTTTACACCTTGGAGCTAACATATTTGCATACCTAATACATATAAAAGATGTATGGTACTAA
- the hisA gene encoding 1-(5-phosphoribosyl)-5-[(5-phosphoribosylamino)methylideneamino]imidazole-4-carboxamide isomerase: protein MIIIPAVDIKNGKCVQLVQGKPGTEQVVIDNPVEVALKWQDMGAKRLHVVDLDGALDSGANLEIIKEIVDKTDIPIEVGGGIRSIEYASQLLDMGVETVIIGTMAIKDPSVIEKLSQKYGSERVCISLDSKDNRVVTHGWQQSTDKTPLEYAQIFEDKGAGLILFTNVDVEGLLDGIDLSAAKNLIDNVSIPVIYSGGITSLDDLKTLKDINADYVVIGSALYRGLIDFKDTLEYED from the coding sequence ATGATTATAATACCTGCTGTAGATATTAAAAATGGAAAATGTGTACAATTAGTACAAGGAAAACCAGGAACAGAACAAGTAGTAATAGATAACCCAGTTGAAGTTGCATTAAAATGGCAAGATATGGGAGCTAAAAGATTACACGTAGTAGATCTTGATGGAGCATTAGATAGTGGGGCTAATCTTGAAATAATAAAAGAAATAGTTGATAAAACAGACATACCTATCGAAGTTGGTGGAGGAATAAGATCAATAGAATATGCATCTCAACTGCTTGATATGGGAGTTGAAACAGTTATCATAGGAACTATGGCAATAAAAGATCCTAGTGTAATTGAGAAATTATCCCAAAAATATGGATCAGAACGTGTATGTATATCACTTGATAGTAAAGATAACCGAGTAGTTACACATGGATGGCAACAAAGTACAGATAAAACACCACTTGAATATGCACAAATATTTGAAGATAAAGGAGCTGGATTAATACTATTTACAAATGTTGATGTTGAAGGATTACTTGATGGAATAGATCTTAGTGCTGCTAAAAATCTTATTGATAATGTATCTATACCTGTAATATATTCAGGTGGAATAACATCACTTGATGATCTTAAAACTTTAAAGGATATAAATGCTGATTATGTAGTAATAGGATCAGCATTATACCGGGGATTAATTGACTTTAAAGATACATTAGAATATGAAGACTAA
- a CDS encoding hydantoinase/oxoprolinase family protein — protein MKFMGLDIGGANTDCCIIEFDNDYNIISLSKNKYYLPFWIKHEKLPECLKELKGSNDIDVVCVSITAELADCYKTKRQGIIDITGMVESTFKDEDIYYVTFDGLKNYEYVNQNPLSAAAANWIGTVNLIKHLKDTCIFMDMGTTTTDIIPIKDKHEISQGYTDTQRLMNGELVYTGLLRTNVATIVNHVYIESNKTNVSSEYFTITADIHRILGHISEEQYTCDTPDGADKSIDSCKNRLTRLVCGDIETISNETIMDMAEYIFEKQIQQVEESLKQVVFKTGIQNVVLSDIGLGNICRIAADNLKLNVINLNDYIPQPIVSIITTLGAIQMYLDLKDVNINILEKIYNMDK, from the coding sequence ATGAAATTTATGGGACTTGATATTGGAGGAGCAAATACAGATTGTTGTATAATTGAATTTGATAATGATTATAATATAATATCACTAAGTAAAAATAAGTATTATCTTCCTTTCTGGATAAAGCATGAAAAATTACCAGAATGCCTAAAAGAACTTAAAGGTAGTAATGATATTGATGTTGTATGTGTATCTATAACTGCAGAACTTGCTGATTGTTATAAGACTAAACGTCAAGGTATTATTGATATAACAGGAATGGTTGAATCTACATTTAAAGATGAAGATATCTATTATGTTACATTTGATGGACTTAAAAATTATGAATATGTAAATCAAAATCCACTAAGTGCTGCTGCTGCAAATTGGATTGGAACTGTTAATCTTATTAAACATCTGAAAGATACATGTATTTTCATGGATATGGGAACTACAACAACAGACATCATACCAATTAAAGATAAACATGAAATAAGTCAGGGATATACTGATACTCAGCGTCTTATGAATGGTGAACTTGTATATACAGGACTTCTTCGTACAAATGTTGCAACAATTGTTAATCATGTATACATAGAATCAAATAAGACAAATGTAAGTAGTGAATACTTCACAATTACAGCTGATATTCACAGGATATTAGGACATATTAGTGAAGAGCAATACACATGTGATACACCAGATGGTGCTGATAAAAGTATTGATTCATGTAAAAATCGTTTAACACGTCTTGTATGTGGTGATATTGAAACAATAAGTAATGAAACAATAATGGATATGGCAGAATATATCTTTGAAAAACAAATACAACAAGTAGAAGAAAGTCTAAAACAAGTAGTTTTTAAAACAGGAATTCAAAACGTTGTATTATCTGATATTGGTCTTGGAAATATATGTCGTATTGCAGCTGATAATCTTAAATTAAATGTTATTAATCTTAATGATTATATACCACAACCTATTGTTAGTATTATCACAACACTTGGTGCAATACAGATGTATCTTGATTTAAAAGATGTTAATATAAATATTCTTGAAAAAATCTACAACATGGATAAGTAA
- a CDS encoding histone family protein — protein MTRLPLTPLGRILKHGGAERVSESAKEELAKYLEEQAAAITEIALESAKANGRKTLKSEDIIYAYKIL, from the coding sequence ATGACAAGATTACCATTAACACCACTTGGAAGAATTTTAAAACATGGTGGCGCAGAACGTGTAAGTGAAAGTGCTAAAGAAGAATTAGCTAAATATCTTGAAGAACAAGCAGCAGCAATTACAGAAATAGCACTAGAAAGTGCAAAAGCCAACGGAAGAAAAACTCTAAAATCTGAAGATATCATATATGCATATAAAATATTATGA
- a CDS encoding nucleotide sugar dehydrogenase yields MDLNTIKVGIFGLGHIGLPTAAILANNHINVIGIDVNPKVVDMINNEASVYFKEPYLDELLKKAIQSNYLHATTDEIKASQECNIFIVIVPTPTYDDKTADLSYVISACESIKNGLKKDDLVIIESTVPPQTGVDVIKPILEESGLKCGEDFMLAYSPERALPNNTIYEMTHNVRIIGGYNTKSADMAEKLYKNITQGEIIKVKNITSAEMIKLMENTYRDVNIALANEFALICENINVDVNEVITAANYHPRVNIHTPGPGVGGHCIPVDPYFLVELANAYDTDAKLISEARRINNSMPQHVIDILLDNILDKTSDYTVSVLGIAYKGNVDDIRESPSIKLIELLKQLELKVLVNDPYVSCDVIKSFDVECVNLDEALKSDCVILMTDHHEYINITPDMLENKFIIATRPILDADEFRKAGINYQAIGNLDEF; encoded by the coding sequence ATGGATTTAAATACAATAAAAGTGGGAATATTTGGACTTGGACACATTGGACTTCCAACAGCAGCAATACTTGCTAATAATCATATAAATGTAATAGGAATAGATGTAAATCCAAAAGTTGTAGATATGATAAATAATGAAGCATCAGTATATTTTAAAGAACCATACCTTGATGAACTACTAAAAAAAGCCATACAATCAAACTATCTACATGCAACAACAGATGAAATAAAAGCATCCCAGGAATGTAACATATTTATTGTAATTGTACCAACTCCAACATATGATGATAAAACAGCAGATCTTTCATATGTAATATCAGCATGTGAAAGTATTAAAAATGGACTAAAAAAAGATGACCTAGTAATAATAGAAAGTACTGTTCCACCACAAACAGGAGTAGATGTTATAAAACCAATACTTGAAGAATCTGGACTAAAATGTGGAGAAGACTTCATGTTAGCATATAGTCCTGAACGAGCATTGCCAAATAATACAATATATGAAATGACTCATAATGTACGTATTATTGGTGGATATAACACAAAAAGTGCAGATATGGCAGAAAAATTATATAAAAACATTACACAAGGTGAGATAATAAAAGTTAAAAATATCACCTCAGCTGAAATGATAAAACTCATGGAAAACACATATCGTGATGTAAATATAGCATTAGCAAATGAATTTGCACTAATTTGTGAAAATATAAATGTGGATGTAAATGAGGTAATAACAGCAGCAAACTATCATCCACGAGTAAATATTCATACACCAGGACCTGGAGTTGGTGGGCACTGTATACCAGTAGATCCATACTTCCTTGTTGAACTTGCAAATGCATATGACACTGATGCTAAATTAATATCAGAAGCACGCCGAATAAATAACTCAATGCCACAACATGTAATAGATATACTTCTTGATAACATTCTGGATAAAACATCAGATTATACAGTATCTGTACTTGGAATAGCATATAAGGGAAATGTTGATGATATTCGTGAATCACCATCAATAAAACTTATAGAACTATTAAAACAATTAGAACTAAAAGTATTAGTTAATGATCCATATGTATCATGTGATGTTATAAAATCATTTGATGTTGAATGTGTAAACTTAGATGAAGCTTTAAAAAGTGATTGTGTAATACTAATGACAGATCATCATGAGTATATTAACATAACACCTGATATGCTTGAAAATAAATTTATCATAGCAACACGACCAATTCTTGATGCTGATGAATTTAGAAAAGCAGGAATAAACTATCAAGCAATAGGTAATCTGGATGAATTTTAG